Genomic segment of Drosophila simulans strain w501 chromosome 2R, Prin_Dsim_3.1, whole genome shotgun sequence:
TTGCCGCGGTGCGAGGGCTGTGGTATCTTCGACCGTTGCTTCCAGTATCCGCGGAGGGAGCTGGAGCGCGACTGCGGCTGCCAGTTTGCCCTGCTGCACAAGGCGGATGTGGAGAGCTAGCAACCAGCGCACCGCGAAGCCTCCTCGGCGGCCGTGAGTGCGGCGTCCAGTCACGGACATGGCCACAGCCATGGCACTCCGGTGAACACCTATGTGCGCGGCCCCAGCGTCGATAATCAGTCCATTGTGGGCGCCAATGTGCTGGAGAATGTGGACAGCCTGGACGCAGGCGAGGGCAATGGGGACGACAACATCGAGGTGGAGGGTGAAGACGTTCCGGACAAGGATAGGGAGgatcagcagctgctgcagcgcgCCAAGGAGCCCGTTCATCGCATACTGCCACTGCAGGCGGCTGGTGCCATGAAGCAGCGCAAGTTCGCCCAGCAGCGCGGCATCCTGAAGAACTCCCAGGAGCGCACCttcgtcgaggaggacgaggtGCTGGAGGCCAAGAAGCAGCTCATTCTGCGCCGTCGCCGCCTGTTCAGCCACTATAGGCAGTATGACCAGTGGCGGAGGCGGCAATTCAGCTACGATCCCAGCTACTTTCGCCCGCCTCCGTTGCCGCCTCGAGCGCTGGGATGCGTTGATCACCAGCTGGGCGCCATCACGGATGCGAATCCCTCCGCCAGTGCCGGGCGAAGGAGGCGTCAGTACCGAAGGCAGTACTCCTGCGCGGATAGATCGCGGGAGGGATCGCGTGACAGTCGCGGCTCGTCGACgatgcagctccagctgcagaaGTACCACAGCATGGTGGCCAGCGACACCATCCACACCGAATCCTCGGTGCTCAACCACAGCAACTACAGCGAGCCGGCCAGCGTAAGTCAGCCAGCTAGTGTTGGGTGGAACGACCTCAAAACAGGTTGGCTCCCTTTGGCGAGGGAACAGGACGTGGTCACTTGGGACAAACTTAAGTTGAACCCACATTTGGTCAATTGGTTTTTACACGCTTCTGGGCTGTTTATTTAGCGTTTTGAAATATAAGTacttaagtatttaaaaagtgTTGTTAACCcttattactcatacgcactgttgacCTCTTTTAACAAAATTTGCTAATTTCATCTACGCCttttttacctttttattGGCCACACAAGTTATTTTATAATCAGAAAAAATTGGTTAGCTTTGGTTTCCTCGCCAAGGGTAGAGCCACTGACTTTGTCCAACAAAGTGAGCAGAATGTTCCCAACACTAGACCTCAGCACTTGCAGCTTGTGGAGCACGTTCACATGGTTTTGCCTGGAGTTCGAGTTCCTGTTCGATTTCGAGTTCGAGTTCCACTTCAGATTGCAGACCGGAGCACCAAATCGCACCACTCACCCATCAATATCAATCACCTTGTACAGATTAGCAGCTAACCCCACTGGATGGAAATGGCCCGCACCCGCTCACTTCTCGCTCACAGCAAAATCACAAATCGCAATCCGCATCCGCTTGAGTCCCGGCTTCGTGTCCTGTACTGCAGTAGTGTGTAGCCAGGTTGTAGATTGTCCATCGCTTGTCGCTTGTCCCTGTTCTTGTTGGTCCTTGCTCCAGTGTGGCGGGAGGTCCTTGATGCGggcttatgtgtgtgttttgcgtGTGAATCCCCCTGGGAACTGTCCGCTCTACCGTCTcctctctatctctttctaTCTCTCTTCCCTCTCTCTTGCTCTGCTCCTTTTGCGGAACGCAGTTCGACAGCAGTGAATGTGCCCACCCACCGTTGCACTGCAATAGCCGCGTAAGCAACTGGCCGGAGGATGCGGCAAACACCCAGCGGAGATCCTTACTGACCTACTTTTCATTGCAGCACATCCACATGCTGGCCGAGGAGCACTCCACCTCCATTTCGGAACGCTGCACCCGCAGCCGCATCAACTCGGCCATATTCGTGTCCTCGGAGGGGCGAGGCTTCGACTCCATAGAGTTCCTGCGGCGCCACGGATCTCAGAGTGTCCTCTGCAGGAAGGCCAAGAGTGCCGAGAACATCACGGATAACGGAAGAAGGGTGAGTTAGAACCGTACTATGATTGTAGGACCTTTTCTAAACGATAACCAATTAATCCCAATTGCAGAAGAGCCTGCGGCCGTGGCGCACCGACGATGAATCCTGCAAGCAGCAGCACCTCTCGCAGGACAGCAACGACATCGAGCTGAAGGAgtgcggcggcggtggaggagaGCTGCTCCGGCTGCCGGTCATCCACGATGGCAAGCAGACGCCCACGGCCGTGACCAGTCTGCTAGCGCGATCGGCGGCCATAACCACAGCCAACATGATTGTGGGCAGCATTTCGCTGGAGGCACCACCACCTTACATGCAGGACGACGAGGGCGATACGCTGTCCACGGCGGCACTCATTCACAGCGATGCAGCTGCCGTGGTACACGAGTCGCAGGACTCGGCGGAGACGGTGGAGGAGCTAGTCCATGTGCCGCTACTGGCCAGTGCCACTGCCACGGCCAGCGTTTCGGCCTCATCCTCGCCCAGCATTGCCATTGAGGCCAAGCCGCGCGTCCTGGTGCACCAGCGATCCTCGACCGCCTCCTCGTCGCCGCACAGCAGCCCCAAGAACCTGGGCAGCCTGGGACTGAAGATCGTCAAGCCCAAGATCAGTGCCGTGCCAATGGTTTCCGTCTCCGGACCCTCGCCGCCCATTGAGAAGCCGCCGCTGGCCGAGTGCTTGTAACAAATGGCAGCCGAAACATTTATCTAAGCTCGCACTGAAGGCAACTGGACCCTGGAACCCGGATAGCCCCCAAGAGTACCCAAAGCCGCAGAAAGAGTACCCATCCAAATCCTATTTCAATAATCTAAGACGAGATATGTAGTTGAGACGGAGAAAGTATGCCAGCTGCTCAAATAAGTGTTTCGGTGAGAGGCTTTAACAAGTAGATTGCAAGGACAAGGAAGTGCAAGGACGAGACAAGTAGTAATAGGATAGAAAATGAACCAGTGGTCATCACCAGGCAAGGAAAGCTTTGTATATTCAACAACGACTGACGTATACACATATGTGTAGTACATTATAAACGAAACCAATGGTAACCTGTAGAACTTTATAAGTCGATTATTGTGTACGagtatgtgtgtatgcataCCTATTAACTGATAAATCAGCTTTAACAACAAACAAGTAAACTATCAGGCTTTAATATTACGACGATGATGAATTTCTGGTTTAACCTAGTCCGTAGACTCACCTAGCTGTTGAAACTAATAAATCGATTCTCTTTAATTCTTCTCCTATACATATAGCCAAAACGAACACAGAACACTCGGGCACCACCACTGTTATACACGCGATCTAGATCTATATAGATTTACCAAatatatacatctatatatatatatttatacacccAGTAAAATTAGTTGTGTGCGCCTGAAGAGCCTCGCACGGATCAACAGGGTTTCAGTTCAAGATCCTCTAAGAATCCTGGGAAACAGTGTGATTCATGCCAGGCTCTTCTTCGTACCGCCAGAGGTTTTCGAACACCTGCTATACACTTAGCTCCTAGTTTTAAGAGAATGAAATCACATAGTCCAAATGTTACATGCTAGCATATCAAATTCTCTACTGTACCCACGACCAAAGCGAAACGTTTGAAACTGTAACTAGTCCATAATTAGCTTTAAGCAACCTATTACATGACTATTAACTAGACGTAGAGATTTTTGCAAAGTAAGTGCCCTGGACGACTTCTGAGTGTTTTTGAAACCAGACTCTTACGTGTATTCCGTGTAGATGTTTCTGTAGCGCGATCGTAACCTATACAAAAGAGTATGTCTCATGTTAGGCGAACTCATTGATGGATTTATAGAAGTTTATATAGGAACGATACGATACTATAGGAATCGATGGCACCAAGCCCATTTGCTCCCGCTCACTGGTTTAGGTAGTCTCTTTACATTTTAGTTATGATACTCCAAATTTATCTATCCACCTACGCGTTAGACACCTCAAATCTATCCTATCCAGTTCGTTTCAagaataaaatacaacaaatgtAAATACACATGCACTTGTACCTACATCAACTGAAAATATCTTCAGTGGAACACAAACGTTGTTATTAAGGAATTGTCAATTTATGGTCCAAAGCTACAATAAATAGAACATCATTTGGATGGGTCAGCAGTAAGCTTAACTAAGTTCTAGTTTACGTTCAATTCGctaacacaaaacaaaagtaaaactgTGTGAATGTGTATttttgaaatcaaataaatgaattacaTAAATGTAATCTTTTCATAAAGAGTTATTGGATATTTTCTCGAAAATCGCGCAATGATTGCCCTGGTCGTAGTAGCTTTTGATTAATTGTACCTCATGAAGTTGGGACACTAGGTTTTCCAGTTCCTCTTCCTCGAAAACATGATAGTATCGCAGATACGTGGTCTTCTGCTCATCCTTGGTTTTCCACGGCACCAGGACATCTTGCTGCTGGAACTCTGTGCGATTAGTGTGAATAGGAAGTGGGTTATTATTAGGCAGATTTTGCTCCAGTTCCTGATGTTGCTTCTGACGCTGCTGTTGCTCAGTGGTACGCTCCTTGTTCACTGCCTTATTTTGACGTAGATAAGTCGACTTCTTATCATTCTTTCGCTGATCCTTGGCCCAAACGTAAACCAAAGCACGCCCTCCAGGTCGGAGGACACGTGCCATCTCCTGCAAGGCGGCCAATCGACGCTCCTTGGTGGCCAGGTGATGAATAACCGCTATACTGATGCAGCCATCGATGCTGGACGAGCGAACGGGCACAGCGAGACAGTCGCATCGGAACACGTTTTGTCCCTTCCGACGACCTACAGCAAGTAGTCCTTGCGCTCTGTCGCAACCAACGGCCAGGAGCAGCGGGTTGCAGCCCAGATACTTGCCATTGCCGCAACCAATGTCCAGCACCACAGATTGGGGCTCAAAGGAGTCCAGAAATTCAGCTACTTGTGGCCAAGGCGTGTGTCGCGTTTCGCTAAAGTGATCCGCAATCTTATCATATACCTCGTGGACGTTCTGTTGCTCCAGAGTGACGGCCTGCGCAGCTAGTGATGCGTGCAACTCCTGTGGTACCTGGGTTTGCTGTGTGTCGCATAGCGCGGGGTACGAACAGTCGCAGGGACCTTTTCGTAGGCGTCGAAAAGTCAAAGATGTTCTTTTGCCGCGGGCTTGAGTTGTCAAACCGCCAGATGCACTGGGTACCACATCAATGTGCTTCGGTTTGATGCCGTGCGTCCAATCGTAACGAGCTTCACCCGACATTATCAGCAAGGATCGGCGCGGAAGTCTGACTTGTACCTGGTCATCTCCTCGACGGAAATCCATTACCACGTCGGATTGCAGGGACAGCGAAAGAATGGGATCCAAGAAAGCACTATGTGTGTCCACATGCGGGGGAATTCCATGACCGGGTTCATATTCATTCACTGTCAGCTGGTCAGGAGAACTCCAGTCCCAGGTGGAAGCGAAGCTATTTAGTCGTGGCCACAGAATATCACATGCTGATGGTATCGGCTGTTCCAGAGGCTTCGAGGGATCCACATTATTGCTGCCGTAAAGAAACTCAAAGCCAAAGTGCTTGACGTTTCGATGCTTTAAAGTTCCCGTGCCTTCGGAGGTTCTGCCATCCTCTCCAATGGCCCTCAACAGCGTTGACTCCTCCTCTTCGGTGACGAAGTCAGCTATTATGTGAAGGCCTCCGGGAAGAGGCTTGTTCCACTCACTTTTTCCCACAAGGGCCGGTAATTGCTTTACATAGCTAAGGTAGGCTACAGCTCCCTGTTGTCCAATGGTCGATATATTGTGCATCCCCTCATATATGAGCTGGGAGTCTTCCAAGCCGGCGCAGATCAAAAAACAGTACGATTTGCCCGGCAACATGACTACTTGGATGACTTTTCCACCGGTCGCGGCAGCTTCCGTGAGCAGACACTCCTCCGTGAGTCCATTGCTGAGTCCCACGTTGAGAATCGCCAGGAAAGTGGTGGGTTCAGCGCTTGGGGACACCTCGCAGTCACTTTTGATGATTGCCAGACATCTTCGCTGCTTTTTATCCGCCTTTTTGGCCTTGTTTACCTTTTGCTGCGTTTCCTCAACGTGCATCTCGCGGCCAGTGTGTACACCCcttttcaatgtttttatttctaaatAGGTCGATTTGTGAATACCCTTACATGCAACTTTAAGTAATTGAAGAACTTTGAATAAAGGTGAATAAGAAGAAGAGAAACAAAATGTTGTAGGTATAATTGGAGCAAGCGCTAATGCAaatgccaatatttttattgtacaCTAACCTAATAACCTAACACTAGTTGATGGTGAGAAACTATTAGTACAATATCGGGTGCGTACACCTCTGGCAGTCTACCAAACCCGGTCAATCATACTATTGTCCTGGGGCTTCTGGTTCATGGTGGTCAGTTGCTGGTGATAGTTGCGCATCTGGTTGCTGCGGCGTGGCTGCGCCAGGTACTCGAACATGCTCTGCAGGTGCTGGGACAGCATCTTGCTCAAATCGCTGGGCATGGGATCCGTCCAGAAGAAGTCGTGGTTCAGAGCTGTGTCCGCATCGATGCGTTTCTTGGGATCAAGGGTCAGCAATTTGTCTAATAGATCACAGCCGGTTTGATCCTTGACATACGGACGCAGGCGCTCCTTGACTCGACGCTTCTGGTTCTTTGGCAGCTCGATGGATTTGtacagctccagctcctccactCCCGGCCACACGTCCGGCGTAAAGGAGCCGCATAGCTGCGAGATAAAGgttagctgctgctgctccgtaTTACCTTGCATTATGGGCGAGCGAGTCCACATTTCGGCCATTATGCAGCCGGCTCCCCACATGTCCACGGGTGGACCGTAGTTCCGATCACCAAGTAGCAGCTCAGGCGGCCGGTACCACAAGGTTACTACGCGGTTGGTATAGCGATTCTTACTCTCGTTCTTTGGAATGCTAAAAGCACGGGCCAAGCCGAAATCAGCCAATTTTAGGATGCCATGCTTGGTAATCAGCACATTGGCAGCTTTCATGTCTCGGTGCAGGATCTAGTAATGCAAATGAACACAGATACATACaatacaaaaccaaaactttatGTCATTACTGACCTTGTTGCTGTGGATGTAGTACAAACCATTCAACAACTGCTGCATAACCTTCTTAATCTCGCCCAGACTGAACTTGACGTTCATGTTGGACAGAAGACCTGCCAAATCGTGTTCGCAGAAATCAAAGACCAAATAGAAGGTGGATCTGTAACCATTCGTGGCGGTGGCCTTGGTGCGGCAGATCTCGATCAGATTCACCACGTTCTCGTGcttcagcagctgcaggatgCGGATCTCTCGCAGAGCGGTGATGGGAAACTAGGGGagcacatatataaataaggaATTCGTCTCTTAAGATGTTGCTTTTCACGCACGCCCTCCTTTTCGTTGTCCATCAGCACCTTCTTCATGGCCACAAACTTCTTGTTGCCCTTTTTCTCGCGAGCCTTAAAAACCTCTCTGTAATCAAAGAGATCGTATGGTTTAGTTCAAAGTTAGTTTTCACCAATTTGGAGACATACCCGAAGGTGCCTTGGCCAATTTTCGCCACCTTTTCGTATTTGTTGCTCTCGTCGCAGTAGGGAAAGTCGTAGTCCTCGATGTACTTTTGTTTCTCCATCAGGGACATCGTGCGCGACGAGCTGGAGCCCACGTTGGAGGGCGTCGACCCCGAAGGCTGCTGGAGCATGTGGGACATGTGCGCCATGGTTAAATTTGCCTCTATTTGTACAGTTTTCACAATCACAGTTTCGCGAGAGGCCGACCgtcgaaaagaaagaaatcgGCAACAATTGGTGTTTCTACAGCTGTTGACTAAAATAATACCGGTGTGCACACACTGCCAAGCCCTATCGATAAGAAATCGATGGGTCAAACAGCTGGGTAGTAATCACTTTTCGATTGTTGGTATACACTGGCCAAGTGATATAACCTAGCCAAAATTTGTCCAACAAATAAAAGCCGAATTAATGAATAAACTGTTGAATATAGCCCAGGCAGGGCAGCGGCAGTTTGTCCGGGAATATGCATTCAAGTCGGACCTGAAAATCAAATGGGTGCGCCCCGAGAAGATCGCGTGCTATAAGCCCGAGAAGAGCGGTGATCTGGCCAAGCTGCCTCCTCTGAAAGCCGACGAACTGATGCCGGAATTCAGGGACTGCAAGGAGCTGGATAAGTATGTTGCAGAATTCGCTAAATATAATAGTTTATTAATATCATATCACCATTTTGTAGAGCCGACGAGTCAGTTAAGTCCTTGTTCAAACTGAGCAACAATGCCAGTTACCTGACCACGAAATTCTATCGCGATGAGATGGTCAAGGAGGTGCAAAGGCATGCCCAGGATTTCGGCTCAATGGAGGCCAAATGTATGTACCTTTGCAGAGTGCACATATAGCATTTGCCCCCAAATTTACCCTCCTTTCAGTGGCAAAAATGACTGCAGTGATACGCCGCTACCAGGAGCACATGGACAAGAACCCGCGCGACAAGATGATCAAGGTGCGACTCAAGGAGCTCATCGACAAACGCAAGAAGTTCCTCAAGTACTTGAGACGTTGGGATTATCCCCGCTTCGAGTGGATTCTCGAGAAACTCGACCTGGTGTACAAGCCACCGCCCACACATTTCCACTGGATCACCCGCAAGGAGTCCctgcaaaagttgaccgacACATACTGCGAAAACCTAAAGGAAGAGCGGCTGGAGGCTTACCACAAGCAGCTCCAGGCCCAGCAAATACCCTTCCTTGAGGAGGCCATCAAGAAGATGCAGTTCGTGCGGCAGGAGCAGATTTCCTGCGATGTCCCCGTGACCGTGACAGAAGAGAAGATCGCCGATTCAAAAAGGCAGCTGGAAATGCtgaaggagctgcagcaggcgGAGGCAGCCGCCAGCAGCAAGAAACAAAACGAGGATGGCTTCAATTAGGCCCGATTCTTTAATGTTACGGTGTCTtacaataaatgtaaatgctGGTGTTCTtaaattatatgttttattataCTTTAAGAGTTAGACTGGACATCGTACCCTATGTCATGATCATCTGAGCGCAtactggcaaataaataagaaggCAAGCATGATTGCCTtagaaaaatgtgtaaaaacaGATGCAATTAAAGAGAAGTTCCTAAAGGGTACGGTTTGCAGCTAACGTCTGCCGGACGAGGAGGTTTTCCgcctgccgccgctgctggaGCTACTCGAGCTGCTTGACGAAGAGTCGCTGGAGCTGGACGAActggacgacgacgaggaggacacGGAAGAGGTAGAGTCGCGTGACGTACGCTTGCGCTCCTTGTCGCCATTGCCAGTGGCCTCTTTGCTCTTGACATCCGTGGAAGTGACTTCTTCGTCGCCCCAGAGATCGTACTTTGATAGATCCTCGTCGTCtccctcgtcgtcgtcctcatcTTCTTCCTCATCATTCCGCTGCTCATCTCGGCTAGACCTTCTGGGCCTCTTGGAGTCCTCTCGATGCTCGCCGTGCTTTCGCTTCTTGCGACGACCGAACTCATCGTACTCACTATCCGAATCCTGACGATCCTTGTACTCTACCACGCCGCGATCATTGTATCCACCGCCAAAGCCTTCAAAGAAACTGGTTAAGTGGGTTTTGAAGCGGATAGGCTTCTACGGACTCACCAGTCCGCTCCTCCACATCCGAGAACTTTGGAGCGTTGCACATATTGCAGGTTTGGCGACGGGCCCAGTTCACATTTGCGCACTTGCTGCACTGCCAGTCCTCGGCACTGAACAAGCCCCGCGACTTGTCGGCCGCCGCCTTGCCAATCTCAGTGCCCAGCTTCTTCTTGCTTgagctgctgctactgctgctgctcccgttGCCGCGTTCCCGCTCCCGGTCTCGATCCCTGTCGCGCTCCGGCTTATCACTGCCATCGCGGTCCCGGTCGCATTTGTTGCACTGCAAACGGCGGGCGAAGTTCAGATGGCGACAGCTGCAAAATCGAGGGAAGTGTGAGACTCGCAGGACTCCTCACTTGGCCGCTATCACTGCATCTTTACGGGCACTCACTCGTAATCTGGGCAAATCCAATCGCCAGGCGAAGCGACGCCGCTGCTTCCCGCGGCCCCTGATGCCACGCCTCCATTTGAACTGGACATGCCTAGGCCTTGGCTGCGTCCTCTGCCTAAGGATAATGCTAATGGGCGTCCAAGTGATCCTCCTCAGGCCTTAGGAGCAGCATTTAACAGAGTTTTTTTTACCAATATTATATTCTGTATACGGTACGAAATAAAGTGGTCAAAACATCGATACTCTTATCGATAGTCTGGCTTCCGATGCAACATTCGATAGGtcattcaaattttatttaggGTACtccaaaatttgttttggaatttaattttaattcaactGAATTCCAGCTATCAACTTCTTTGCTATAAATCGGAAACCTATATCGAAGGTTTCTAAGCTCTAAACATTTTCCTAGTAAAAATAGGGCACCCAAAAAGAGGAGTACAATATAGCAACAAAAGTTATTGACAACAATCTGTGATTATCGCCACTCTGCCAGTAGTTTTGCGTATAAAATTGGTCCAGAAACACTTCAAGAAAACAATTGCACTCGCGCCTTTCCCAGACAATGAACCACAGGAACTTGTATACTTTTAGAGTTTTATTTCCTTAGTTTACAAACAAAAGCCGCTCCAAAAGTAAACactgattttgttttgtcgGTTGTTGATTGGTTGGTAAAGAAGTTTGACTAACGCATAACCAGCAGCTTTTGGGAATAGCAGGCGATGCCCGCAGACGTGCTTTCCTCCATCAGGCTTACTTCTTGCCAGTGCCGATCTTGGCCTTGGCAGTTCCGCGCACCTTCTTCATCCTGTTGCGACGCTCCTTGCGCTGCTTGCGGGTCTGCTTCTTCTGTTCGAAGAGGCCGTGACGGGCCAGGCGGTACTTGGGCTCGAACTTCTTGGCGAAGTCCAGGGTGTCGTAGATGAGGGCGAAGCCGGTGGAGCGGCCGCCACCGAAGTTGGTGCGGAATCCGAAGGCGAAGACCACATCGGGAGTGACCTTGTACATGGCGGCGAGCTTCTCGCGGATCTCGGTCTTGTTCACCGACGACAATCCTGGGTGGAGGACATCGCAGACCATCTGTTTCCTGGCGAGCAGGCGGTTGGTCATGAACTTGCGGGTGCGGATGGTAGCGGTTGTACCGGACATTTTGACGGAGCTGCAATAGGATGGTAGTGGATTAGCTTGGGCCTTTCATTCAAACAAAATGCTCGCCAGTCCGGATTGTTTTTGTCGCTTTTGAGCGACACAACATAACCTCACTGGCCGTGGGTGCTCCATGTCTCCACGTGTGACATGTTTCTGGGCTTATTCGCCGCCCATGGACATTGCCCTCAATCACGGAGCTATGAGCACTTTGCTGGCGGTCATTGCCTGCATTTTTAGGCAGTTCTGAGAGTTAGTTACCTTTTAAAACACTCGAAAAGGTTTTAAACACGTCGTTTTGCGAACGCGATTTATTAGAAAGGAAGATGGCCGTTTCAGAGATGGAAGAAATGGCGATGATTCGATACTATCGATATTTCCAGAAATATGGCATCACCAGTATTTTTCGCCCAACGTTGTTGCCAGATCGTAGCGTATATttgaataatacaaaaatccTCAGTAAGTTATGGTAATCTGAATGACCTGAAACctactttaatttattgaatttgattatttttagcGCCAAATTGAGTAACAAGTCCCTATTAACAAGTTTTAGTcaactttatttttcttttttccacaGCTGCAAAGCCGTGTAATTAAATAGAAGAAAACATTTGGGAATTACAACATGATAATCACCTTATTGACTCCGActttaaaaatagataaacttaaattgtataattagTTCAAAGACCAGgtttaaaacaattgtttaTTAGATGTTTTATAAACGCTTTATAATTATTAGTTTGTGCGAAaaagaagtcaacaaatctTGACTTTCTTGAATGGCAGCAACCAACGTTCTGATGATTCAGCTTTTCTTTCATTCATGTTCTTGGGAATGCTTTCTTATATTTCATCAAAAACTGCACAGAATGCactttatttaaacattaaaccTAATTTACTTTGGTCGACTTGGAGTTGTTTTTCTTATTCCAAATATAAAAGCCGCCAAAACTCAGGGCCGCCAGTAAGGTTACGACTAGAGTAGCTATTCCGGCATAGAACACGAAGAGGTCGAACAGGTGCAGCTGGCAGGATGAGATTCCAATGCCTCGGGTCCTCAGAGCCGATCCTCCCTTGTGCCGGGCCACGTAGTTCACCCAGAAGAGAGCGCTGGCGAGAGCGCCAAGAGGACGGTCCCTGAACTCCAGGGACACATCCCGGATGGTCAACTGGAAGTGTGACTCGAGGAGTAGCCTGTCCACTGCCCAGTTTAGTGACTCAGTAGTCACATTGCCCTCCTCCAGCTGTAGGCCCACTCCTAATCGCACGGCTAGCTCCATGTTCCGAACTTCGTGCTGGAATAGGGGCAATCCCAGAATGGGCACATTCCGCATGATGCCCTCCTGCAGGTTGAGGAGGTCTCCATTGGTTAGGAAAGCCTTGACTCTCGGATGGGCCAGGATGTCTATCTGCGGCACCGCATGCTGGATCATAACATTCTTTGGCAGTCCCTCCAGGGTCTTGACGTCGTGACAGGTCCAGATTATGCTCTGCTTTCTGGAGGAGAAGAAGGCAAACAGAGTCTCGAGTTTCTCCTTGGGTAGCTGGCCACAAGCCTGCTCATTGCCCAGTTGAACGTAGATGGCTCCAGGACGCGCCTCCTCCAGGAAGCGCTTCACATTCCAGGGCAGCTCCTTGGGACCACGGATGTGAAGTCCACCGGCGGGAACTATCTGTTGGATACTAACTTTAGGAGTTATCAATGGCACATGACTATTGAGCAGCAGCACGGATAGCTGGCTGGCCTGCAGCTCGGGAATAGAGCTCTGCAGCTGGAAGTACTTGGCCACCAACTGCTCCTGACCGCCGTAGTGATCCTTGATGAACTGCTTACGGCGAGCAATACATGTCCGGATATTTTCCAATCGCTCGGAGAAGCCCATTTCGGGTTGATCCCGCTCAAAGTCGATGGGTGAACAAGCGGCTGGTACCAGTGCCTCCTGTACGGCATCCATGTAGTTGCCGAAGTCCGTAGAAATAATCCCTACAACTGGCCGCTGATGGAGAGCTCCCAGTGCCAACAAAGCCTCTGTGTAGAAGTAGTCCACTAGGATCACATCGAAATCGAACTCAAGATAGGACATCTTCAGCAGCCTTTGGATGGGCTCTTGGGCGAGGAAGTGGTCCAAAGCGCGCGCTCCAACGCTGGCCAATGACTGGCGGAGTTTTTCAATCGGTAGGCGACCAAGATCAGCAAGGTTTCCTTTGGGAGCCGCCTGTTTTTGCACTGTATGTAGATATAGATATACTTCGTGACCAATATTCTCCAGACGCTTACTTACATTCGCTCCAAAAGGGAAACTCCGCTGTGACCGTTTCTGTAACATTATCCAGAGATTCTCCCAAACCATGACCGGTATATACTTCAATCTATTTCAAATAACTTTCCTTTGATTTCTACAAGTTTTAAACGACAGCACTTCCACTTACAGTGTGCTCCCGATTAGCCAACTCGGTGACCAGAGTCCGCATCACCG
This window contains:
- the LOC6735723 gene encoding uncharacterized protein LOC6735723 isoform X7, which gives rise to MFVLIAVLFVNACLAGTIPATPENITVTFLTPTAVRVSWQTQIDLKAHPIEKYIVTYKPTDDRVVQDVAGSSEAIVLDRLLPSTQYSLVVTAIWQGKKYRSRGQIKFKTLDLPKNTSQQDFPPGIYGNGSNGARNGTNNASIFGDDVTSTATNTLTHGTPRELPTIRGVEIGIVLIVLMVWAGAIALFFNRWGKIRMLLPYQPDYKHEQLKVPGTGVCSASGCNGQHSHQFDSSECAHPPLHCNSRHIHMLAEEHSTSISERCTRSRINSAIFVSSEGRGFDSIEFLRRHGSQSVLCRKAKSAENITDNGRRKSLRPWRTDDESCKQQHLSQDSNDIELKECGGGGGELLRLPVIHDGKQTPTAVTSLLARSAAITTANMIVGSISLEAPPPYMQDDEGDTLSTAALIHSDAAAVVHESQDSAETVEELVHVPLLASATATASVSASSSPSIAIEAKPRVLVHQRSSTASSSPHSSPKNLGSLGLKIVKPKISAVPMVSVSGPSPPIEKPPLAECL
- the LOC6735723 gene encoding uncharacterized protein LOC6735723 isoform X6 gives rise to the protein MFVLIAVLFVNACLAGTIPATPENITVTFLTPTAVRVSWQTQIDLKAHPIEKYIVTYKPTDDSYRVVQDVAGSSEAIVLDRLLPSTQYSLVVTAIWQGKKYRSRGQIKFKTLDLPKNTSQQDFPPGIYGNGSNGARNGTNNASIFGDDVTSTATNTLTHGTPRELPTIRGVEIGIVLIVLMVWAGAIALFFNRWGKIRMLLPYQPDYKHEQLKVPGTGVCSASGCNGQHSHQFDSSECAHPPLHCNSRHIHMLAEEHSTSISERCTRSRINSAIFVSSEGRGFDSIEFLRRHGSQSVLCRKAKSAENITDNGRRKSLRPWRTDDESCKQQHLSQDSNDIELKECGGGGGELLRLPVIHDGKQTPTAVTSLLARSAAITTANMIVGSISLEAPPPYMQDDEGDTLSTAALIHSDAAAVVHESQDSAETVEELVHVPLLASATATASVSASSSPSIAIEAKPRVLVHQRSSTASSSPHSSPKNLGSLGLKIVKPKISAVPMVSVSGPSPPIEKPPLAECL
- the LOC6735723 gene encoding uncharacterized protein LOC6735723 isoform X5, with the protein product MFVLIAVLFVNACLAGTIPATPENITVTFLTPTAVRVSWQTQIDLKAHPIEKYIVTYKPTDDSYRVVQDVAGSSEAIVLDRLLPSTQYSLVVTAIWQGKKYRSRGQIKFKTLDLPKNTSQQDFPPGIYGNGSNGARNGTNNASIFGDDVTSTATNTLTHGTPRELPTIRGVEIGIVLIVLMVWAGAIALFFNRWGKIRMLLPYQPDYKHEQLKVPGTGVCSASGCNGQHSHQNLHPDFFVKFDSSECAHPPLHCNSRHIHMLAEEHSTSISERCTRSRINSAIFVSSEGRGFDSIEFLRRHGSQSVLCRKAKSAENITDNGRRKSLRPWRTDDESCKQQHLSQDSNDIELKECGGGGGELLRLPVIHDGKQTPTAVTSLLARSAAITTANMIVGSISLEAPPPYMQDDEGDTLSTAALIHSDAAAVVHESQDSAETVEELVHVPLLASATATASVSASSSPSIAIEAKPRVLVHQRSSTASSSPHSSPKNLGSLGLKIVKPKISAVPMVSVSGPSPPIEKPPLAECL